A window from Primulina eburnea isolate SZY01 chromosome 2, ASM2296580v1, whole genome shotgun sequence encodes these proteins:
- the LOC140824476 gene encoding dof zinc finger protein DOF3.7-like — protein MDASQWTQGIQVFDNSRLLGIEKKQRPPKDEVLNCPRCNSINTKFCYYNNYSLSQPRYFCKTCRRYWTNGGSLRNVPVGGGSRKNRKSSLSSKKAAQIHSPPKVSPQNPNIQERQTLNLCFNPSTPFNNFNGVSQFVGLPVYLNIPQNPNTCDQSGGLISSFANGPMPMADQDTNSIIYSSGLVSTQEFKPCLNFSSDCVENRYGNLQGIQDRDINASSSKIILPFEGLKANEESDQERAEGEENGYIWNGMLAGLRGPW, from the exons ATGGATGCTTCTCAGTGGACGCAG GGTATTCAAGTTTTTGATAATTCAAGGCTTTTAGGCATAGAAAAGAAGCAAAGACCACCAAAAGATGAAGTTTTAAACTGTCCAAGATGCAACTCAATCAACACAAAATTCTGTTACTACAATAACTACAGTTTATCTCAGCCAAGATACTTCTGCAAGACCTGTAGAAGGTATTGGACTAACGGAGGTTCTTTGAGAAATGTTCCTGTGGGGGGAGGTTCAAGAAAGAATCGAAAATCATCCTTGTCGTCGAAAAAAGCAGCTCAAATTCACAGCCCACCAAAAGTTTCACCTCAAAATCCAAATATTCAAGAAAGGCAAACCCTAAATTTGTGCTTTAATCCGTCCACACCTTTTAACAACTTTAACGGGGTGTCACAGTTTGTTGGTCTGCCAGTTTATCTAAATATTCCCCAAAACCCTAATACCTGTGATCAATCAGGGGGATTAATTAGTTCTTTTGCTAACGGTCCCATGCCTATGGCCGATCAGGATACCAACTCGATAATTTACTCATCCGGTTTAGTTTCTACGCAAGAATTTAAGCCATGCTTGAATTTCTCATCAGATTGTGTAGAAAATAGATATGGGAATTTGCAAGGAATTCAAGATCGTGATATCAATGCAAGCTCATCAAAAATTATTCTTCCTTTCGAGGGTTTGAAGGCAAATGAAGAATCGGATCAAGAAAGAGCCGAAGGAGAAGAGAACGGATATATTTGGAATGGAATGCTTGCTGGATTAAGAGGTCCATGGTGA